A window of the Nocardia sp. NBC_01329 genome harbors these coding sequences:
- a CDS encoding peptidoglycan D,D-transpeptidase FtsI family protein: MNTPLRRVAMAVMAMIVALLLNATYVQVIKADDYRADPRNSRVLLDEYSRQRGQISAGGAVLASSLSTDDRYKYLRVYPTDPQAYAPVTGFYSMQYGSTGLERAEDPVLNGSDGQLFGSRLIDLVSGRDPRGGNVVTTIDPAMQQVAYNELTSKGYTGSVVAIEPSTGKILTMVSTPSYDPNLLSGHDGAQGTQAWEDLSADENQPMINRAISQTYPPGSTFKVVVTAAALSNGKANPQSQFTAAPNITLPGTSTTLENYNGSTCGSGATASLYEAFRRSCNTAFVELGVDVGAAALEDEAAAFGIGPHRGIPMPVAESTVGSIPDNAALAQSSIGQRDVALTPLDNAVIAATVANGGVRMEPYLVDQLQNPDLSELSTTEPVSVGQAVSAEVASTLTDLMVASEENTAGSGGTSYRIASKTGTAEHGADPRNTPPHAWYIAFAPAENPKIAIAVIVENGGDRALAATGGSVAAPVARAVLDAGLRGR, encoded by the coding sequence TTGAACACACCATTACGCAGGGTGGCCATGGCGGTCATGGCGATGATCGTCGCACTGCTGCTCAACGCCACCTATGTGCAGGTCATCAAGGCCGACGACTACCGGGCCGATCCGCGCAACTCCCGGGTGTTGCTCGACGAGTACTCCCGACAGCGCGGCCAGATCTCCGCCGGCGGCGCCGTGTTGGCCAGTTCCCTGTCCACCGACGACCGCTACAAATACCTGCGCGTCTACCCCACCGATCCGCAGGCCTATGCGCCGGTGACCGGGTTCTACTCCATGCAGTACGGCAGCACCGGACTGGAACGGGCCGAGGATCCGGTGCTCAACGGCTCGGATGGGCAGCTGTTCGGCAGTCGTTTGATCGACCTGGTCTCCGGTCGCGATCCCCGCGGCGGCAATGTCGTCACCACGATCGACCCGGCGATGCAGCAGGTCGCCTACAACGAACTCACCAGCAAGGGCTACACCGGCTCGGTAGTGGCGATCGAACCCAGCACCGGCAAGATCCTGACCATGGTGTCCACGCCCAGCTACGACCCGAACCTGTTGTCCGGGCACGACGGCGCCCAGGGCACGCAGGCCTGGGAAGATCTGAGCGCCGACGAGAACCAGCCGATGATCAACCGGGCGATCTCGCAGACCTACCCGCCGGGATCCACATTCAAAGTGGTCGTCACGGCCGCCGCGCTGTCGAACGGGAAGGCGAATCCGCAGTCCCAGTTCACCGCGGCGCCCAACATCACCCTGCCGGGCACCAGCACGACCCTGGAGAACTACAACGGCTCCACCTGCGGCTCCGGCGCCACCGCCAGCCTCTATGAGGCGTTCCGGCGTTCGTGCAACACCGCGTTCGTGGAGCTCGGGGTCGATGTCGGAGCGGCCGCGCTGGAAGACGAGGCCGCCGCGTTCGGGATCGGACCGCACCGCGGTATCCCGATGCCGGTCGCCGAGAGCACCGTGGGCAGTATCCCGGACAACGCCGCACTCGCGCAGAGCAGCATCGGTCAACGTGATGTCGCGCTCACCCCGCTCGACAACGCCGTTATCGCCGCTACCGTGGCCAACGGCGGTGTCCGGATGGAGCCCTACCTGGTCGACCAGCTACAGAATCCGGACTTGAGCGAACTGTCCACCACCGAGCCGGTCTCGGTCGGTCAGGCGGTGAGCGCGGAGGTAGCCTCTACGCTGACCGACCTGATGGTCGCCTCGGAGGAGAACACCGCGGGCAGCGGCGGAACGTCCTATCGGATCGCGTCGAAGACCGGTACGGCCGAACACGGCGCTGATCCGCGGAACACACCACCGCATGCCTGGTACATAGCCTTCGCCCCCGCCGAAAACCCGAAGATCGCCATCGCGGTCATCGTGGAGAACGGCGGTGACCGGGCGCTGGCGGCAACAGGTGGGTCGGTCGCCGCGCCGGTCGCCCGTGCGGTGCTGGACGCAGGTCTGCGAGGTCGCTGA
- the pknB gene encoding Stk1 family PASTA domain-containing Ser/Thr kinase translates to MTTPKNLSSRYELGEIIGFGGMSEVHKARDLRLNRDVAIKVLRADLARDPTFYLRFKREAQNAAALNHPAIVAVYDTGEAEIDGGPLPFIVMEYVEGDTLRDIVRNEGPIAPRRAMEVVADVCAALDFSHKAGIVHRDMKPANIMINRAGAVKVMDFGIARAIADAANPMTATAAVIGTAQYLSPEQARGETVDARSDVYSVGCVLFEILTGQPPFTGDSPVAVAYQHVREDPRLPSLVYEGVPRELDSIVLEAMAKNPANRYQSAAEMRADLIRVLGGQKPGAPMVMTDEDRTTMLGPADGAGRGYRRGEEDDDYDYGDGSEGRSRRTAYIAVGVVTAVVAAFGLFWMLIGPGSRPDQVAVPDLSNTTASEAQQKLVSLGFDIAVQEKPDGKIGAGNVIATQPLGGSRADEGSTITVQVSTGPQQVPVPRLTGLSQQDAEQELNNAGLQVDSAVKREPSSTQDKDKVIGQDPSPGIEMDAGSQITLTIGTGPKQIRVSDVVGQLIDVAQPNLEGAGFKIVVEQVQSARPRGEVLSTSPAGGSTADEGSTVTVQVAQSDRISMPNLVGLTAAEVVDKLRESGWQGSANQVRQITQITLNSDQSGKVLSQQPSAGTTVPSSATVTVNTGVLPLGPP, encoded by the coding sequence ATGACAACCCCGAAGAATCTCTCCTCTCGCTACGAGCTGGGCGAGATCATCGGGTTCGGCGGAATGTCCGAAGTCCACAAAGCCCGCGATCTGCGGCTCAACCGCGATGTCGCGATCAAGGTGCTGCGCGCCGATCTGGCCCGCGACCCCACGTTCTATCTGCGCTTCAAGCGTGAGGCGCAGAACGCCGCGGCGCTGAACCATCCGGCGATCGTCGCGGTCTACGACACCGGTGAGGCCGAGATCGACGGCGGGCCACTGCCCTTCATCGTGATGGAGTACGTGGAGGGCGATACGCTGCGCGATATCGTGCGCAACGAAGGCCCGATCGCGCCCCGGCGCGCGATGGAGGTCGTCGCCGATGTGTGCGCGGCGCTCGATTTCAGCCATAAGGCCGGGATCGTGCACCGCGATATGAAGCCCGCCAACATCATGATCAACCGTGCCGGTGCGGTGAAGGTGATGGATTTCGGTATCGCCCGCGCCATCGCGGACGCCGCCAACCCGATGACGGCCACCGCGGCCGTCATCGGCACAGCTCAGTATCTGTCGCCCGAGCAGGCGCGCGGCGAGACAGTGGACGCCCGCTCCGATGTCTACTCCGTCGGCTGCGTGCTGTTCGAGATCCTCACCGGGCAGCCCCCGTTCACCGGTGATTCGCCTGTCGCAGTCGCCTATCAGCACGTCCGGGAAGATCCCCGGTTACCTTCGCTCGTCTACGAGGGCGTGCCGCGGGAGCTGGATTCGATAGTCCTCGAGGCCATGGCCAAGAATCCGGCGAACCGTTATCAGAGCGCCGCGGAAATGCGCGCGGATCTGATCCGGGTACTGGGTGGGCAGAAACCCGGCGCGCCGATGGTGATGACCGATGAGGACCGCACCACCATGCTCGGCCCCGCGGACGGCGCCGGTCGAGGCTATCGCCGCGGCGAAGAAGACGACGATTACGACTACGGCGACGGGTCCGAAGGTCGTTCCCGCCGCACGGCATACATTGCGGTCGGTGTGGTCACCGCGGTGGTGGCGGCATTCGGACTTTTCTGGATGCTGATCGGCCCGGGTAGCCGCCCCGATCAGGTGGCAGTTCCGGATCTGTCGAACACCACCGCGAGCGAAGCCCAGCAGAAGCTCGTTTCGCTCGGCTTCGATATCGCCGTCCAGGAGAAACCCGACGGCAAGATCGGTGCCGGCAATGTGATCGCCACCCAGCCGCTGGGCGGCTCGCGGGCCGACGAGGGCAGCACCATCACCGTGCAGGTCTCCACCGGACCGCAGCAGGTGCCGGTGCCCCGGCTCACCGGCTTGTCCCAGCAGGACGCCGAACAGGAACTCAACAACGCCGGTCTACAGGTCGACTCCGCCGTCAAACGGGAGCCGTCCAGCACGCAGGACAAAGACAAGGTGATCGGCCAGGACCCTTCGCCCGGTATCGAGATGGACGCCGGCAGCCAGATCACCCTGACCATCGGCACCGGCCCCAAGCAGATCCGGGTCTCGGATGTGGTCGGTCAGCTGATCGATGTGGCGCAGCCGAATCTCGAAGGTGCCGGGTTCAAGATCGTGGTCGAGCAGGTTCAGTCCGCACGACCGCGCGGCGAGGTGCTGTCCACCAGCCCCGCCGGTGGTTCGACCGCCGATGAGGGGTCGACGGTCACAGTCCAGGTGGCGCAGAGCGATCGGATCTCGATGCCGAATCTGGTGGGCCTGACTGCCGCCGAGGTCGTGGACAAGCTGCGGGAAAGCGGCTGGCAGGGCAGCGCGAACCAGGTCCGGCAGATCACGCAGATCACCCTGAACTCCGACCAGTCCGGCAAGGTGCTCAGCCAGCAGCCCTCCGCCGGAACAACGGTGCCGTCTTCGGCGACAGTGACGGTGAATACCGGCGTACTTCCGCTGGGACCGCCCTGA
- a CDS encoding serine/threonine-protein kinase — MLTNGALIADRYRLQRLIATGGMGQVWEALDTRLDRRVAVKVLKSEFSADPTFRHRFRTEAKTTAILNHSGIAGIYDYGETYDPQGGETAYLVMELVQGEPLNTVLNRLGRLSVAQGLDMLEQTARALQVAHLAGVVHRDVKPGNILVTPTGQVKITDFGIAKAVDASPVTKTGMVMGTAQYIAPEQAVGEDATAASDVYSLGVVGYEALAGQRPFTGDGALTVAMKHVRDVPPPMPTDLPSNVRELIEITLAKDPSQRYADGGEFAEAVATVRSGRRPPPPRNLAAAGPTGVIAAPLPGYDETATVRYNTPPAAMTGPATAMDRGAHDPGDGGYHDGTGGILNKNQKWMIALGVGALLLGGAVLWLLFGGDTDPAGTPPGTSSTAPTTRPLPPPVTTTYEVTEPPVWTPTPENTTTPPPATTTTTPPPATTTTTQPPTTTSAAPSTTETTASEQTSDEEEETTTRRRPPVVIPDVPFPTVGNQTHLIEPADNPQGQP, encoded by the coding sequence ATGCTGACAAACGGCGCTTTGATCGCAGACCGCTACCGGCTGCAGCGGCTCATCGCCACCGGTGGGATGGGTCAGGTCTGGGAAGCCCTGGACACCCGGCTGGATCGCCGGGTGGCGGTCAAGGTCCTCAAGTCCGAGTTCTCGGCGGATCCGACCTTCCGGCACCGGTTCCGCACCGAAGCCAAGACCACCGCGATCCTGAACCATTCCGGTATCGCGGGCATCTACGACTACGGCGAAACCTATGACCCCCAGGGTGGCGAGACGGCCTATCTGGTGATGGAGCTCGTTCAGGGCGAACCGCTCAACACCGTGCTGAACCGGCTCGGCCGCCTGTCGGTGGCCCAGGGCTTGGACATGCTGGAACAGACCGCTCGCGCACTACAGGTAGCGCATCTGGCCGGTGTGGTGCACCGCGATGTGAAACCGGGGAATATCCTGGTCACTCCGACCGGACAGGTGAAGATCACCGATTTCGGTATCGCCAAGGCCGTGGATGCCTCACCGGTCACCAAAACCGGCATGGTGATGGGCACGGCGCAGTACATCGCACCCGAGCAGGCGGTCGGTGAGGACGCCACCGCGGCCAGCGATGTGTATTCCCTCGGTGTCGTCGGATACGAGGCCCTCGCGGGCCAGCGCCCGTTCACCGGTGACGGCGCGCTGACCGTGGCGATGAAGCATGTCCGCGACGTGCCGCCGCCGATGCCCACCGATCTTCCGTCCAATGTGCGGGAACTGATCGAGATCACTCTGGCCAAGGACCCGTCCCAGCGGTATGCCGACGGTGGCGAATTCGCCGAGGCGGTCGCTACGGTGCGCTCCGGCCGCCGGCCACCCCCGCCCCGCAATCTCGCCGCGGCCGGGCCCACCGGTGTGATCGCGGCGCCGCTACCGGGTTACGACGAGACCGCGACCGTGCGCTACAACACCCCGCCCGCCGCGATGACCGGGCCGGCAACCGCGATGGACCGCGGCGCGCACGACCCCGGTGACGGCGGGTACCACGACGGCACGGGCGGCATTCTCAACAAGAACCAGAAGTGGATGATCGCGTTGGGTGTCGGCGCGCTGCTGCTCGGCGGCGCCGTGCTGTGGCTGCTGTTCGGTGGTGACACCGACCCGGCCGGGACCCCACCGGGCACCTCATCGACGGCGCCCACCACCCGTCCGCTTCCGCCGCCGGTGACCACCACCTACGAGGTGACCGAACCGCCGGTGTGGACGCCTACCCCGGAGAACACCACCACCCCACCGCCGGCCACCACCACGACGACACCGCCGCCGGCGACCACCACGACCACCCAGCCCCCCACCACGACATCGGCCGCTCCGAGCACCACCGAGACAACGGCCAGCGAACAGACCAGCGACGAGGAAGAGGAGACCACCACCCGTCGTCGCCCGCCGGTTGTTATACCCGATGTTCCCTTCCCGACAGTCGGGAACCAGACCCACCTCATCGAGCCGGCCGATAATCCGCAAGGACAGCCATGA
- a CDS encoding oxygenase MpaB family protein, translating into MTASAAAIDTHAPAERRPFGPGTRTWEETGLITFSLTAGSAFLLQTMEPTISAVVDAHSTFRTDPIGRAVRSLSAVMMWTYGGEESLGETDRLRKMHATLNTTDAEGVRHTALSSGPWAWVLHTGTFAFSENAEYFSKRPLTVAEKEDYYREALQLMRNFSVPPKELPATYADFEKFFADQVENHLEATQTSKDYLKVIRTIAPPAPLPRVLRPVWRAATDPFGRMQYFVTVGTTPESARKKLGLTWSESDERKLRTLGWFLARLVPLLPERVRYFPIAYEARRLERDKARLRKVIDVRPL; encoded by the coding sequence ATGACCGCGTCCGCCGCAGCCATCGACACGCACGCTCCGGCGGAGCGTCGTCCATTCGGTCCCGGCACCCGGACCTGGGAAGAAACCGGCCTCATCACCTTCTCCCTCACTGCGGGTTCGGCCTTCCTCCTGCAGACCATGGAACCCACCATCTCCGCGGTGGTCGACGCCCACTCCACCTTCCGCACCGACCCGATCGGCCGCGCGGTGCGCAGCCTGTCGGCGGTGATGATGTGGACCTACGGCGGCGAGGAGTCCCTGGGCGAGACCGACCGGCTACGCAAGATGCACGCCACCCTCAACACCACCGACGCCGAAGGCGTCCGGCACACCGCGCTTTCCAGCGGTCCGTGGGCCTGGGTGCTGCACACCGGTACGTTCGCGTTCTCCGAGAACGCCGAATACTTCTCGAAGCGGCCGCTCACCGTCGCCGAGAAAGAGGACTATTACCGCGAAGCCCTGCAGCTGATGCGCAACTTCTCGGTGCCGCCCAAGGAACTGCCGGCCACCTACGCCGACTTCGAGAAGTTCTTCGCCGATCAGGTGGAGAACCACTTGGAGGCCACGCAGACCTCGAAGGACTACCTGAAGGTCATCCGGACCATCGCCCCGCCCGCTCCGCTGCCGCGAGTCCTGCGCCCAGTGTGGCGGGCCGCGACCGATCCGTTCGGGCGCATGCAGTATTTCGTCACCGTAGGTACCACCCCGGAGTCCGCGCGAAAGAAGCTGGGTCTCACCTGGAGCGAGTCCGACGAACGCAAACTGCGGACCCTCGGCTGGTTCCTCGCACGCCTGGTGCCGCTGCTGCCGGAACGAGTGCGCTACTTCCCCATCGCCTACGAGGCTCGCAGGCTGGAACGCGACAAGGCCCGGCTGCGCAAGGTAATCGACGTGCGACCGCTCTGA
- a CDS encoding cold-shock protein — protein sequence MPASEYGGPGIDGSDWRRGRVFWFDSEKGFGYIKPDDGTDQVFVEYRCIETDGYRTLHAGQPVLFVSTSRPRGHEAVTVRPEVGAALPETASDGDQVKR from the coding sequence ATGCCTGCTTCGGAATACGGCGGGCCCGGGATCGACGGATCGGACTGGAGACGCGGGCGAGTTTTCTGGTTCGACTCGGAGAAGGGCTTCGGCTACATCAAACCCGACGACGGAACCGATCAGGTGTTCGTCGAGTACCGGTGCATAGAGACCGACGGTTATCGCACCCTGCACGCGGGCCAGCCGGTGCTGTTCGTCAGCACTTCCCGGCCCCGCGGTCACGAGGCGGTGACGGTTCGCCCCGAGGTGGGTGCCGCGCTACCCGAGACGGCCTCGGACGGCGACCAGGTCAAGCGTTAG
- a CDS encoding PH domain-containing protein produces MQSERTEPRLAWTTPLPALLAAAGGGVVLAVGAVLTTEVPGKFLLGVAAVVLVGLAALGLRQRPRLSVVPGENPLLVLRTLTGVTEYTRDQILRARVVGYRRLGRKSPMLEIDVDHLGSERLLIFGRWDLGSSPEDVYDTLRTQLRLRGSSAR; encoded by the coding sequence GTGCAGTCCGAGCGCACTGAACCGCGTCTTGCCTGGACAACCCCCTTACCCGCGTTGCTCGCGGCGGCCGGGGGTGGTGTGGTCCTGGCAGTAGGGGCGGTGCTGACGACCGAGGTGCCCGGTAAATTCCTGCTCGGGGTGGCCGCCGTGGTGCTCGTCGGGCTCGCTGCGCTCGGATTGCGGCAGCGCCCGCGGCTGTCGGTGGTGCCCGGCGAGAACCCGCTGCTGGTACTGCGCACACTCACCGGTGTCACCGAGTACACCCGTGATCAGATCCTACGTGCCCGGGTGGTGGGCTATCGCCGGCTCGGCCGGAAATCGCCGATGCTGGAGATCGACGTGGATCATCTCGGGTCCGAACGACTGCTGATCTTCGGCCGCTGGGATCTCGGATCGAGCCCCGAAGACGTCTATGACACCCTCCGCACCCAACTGCGGTTGCGCGGAAGCTCCGCGCGCTGA
- a CDS encoding aminodeoxychorismate/anthranilate synthase component II: protein MRVLVVDNYDSFVFNLVQYLGQLGVEAVVWRNDDQELADPSAVAGDFDGILISPGPGTPERAGASIDLVRACADRTTPLLGVCLGHQAIGAAFGATVTRAPELLHGKTSSVFHIGTGVLAGLPDPFTATRYHSLTVVEKTLPPEFDVIGRTESGIVMALRHHELPIHGVQFHPESVLTQGGHRMLANWLEVCGERPEEGLVQMLEAEVASLAV from the coding sequence ATGCGTGTACTGGTCGTCGACAACTACGACAGCTTCGTGTTCAACCTGGTCCAATATCTGGGCCAGCTGGGCGTCGAGGCAGTGGTCTGGCGCAACGACGACCAGGAGTTGGCGGACCCCTCGGCAGTGGCGGGCGATTTCGACGGAATCCTGATCAGCCCCGGCCCCGGCACCCCGGAACGGGCGGGCGCCAGTATCGACCTGGTACGCGCCTGCGCCGACCGCACCACTCCGCTGCTGGGCGTATGCCTCGGGCACCAGGCCATCGGCGCGGCCTTCGGCGCCACGGTGACCCGGGCACCGGAGCTCCTACACGGTAAGACCAGCTCGGTGTTCCATATCGGCACCGGAGTACTGGCCGGGCTGCCCGATCCGTTCACTGCGACCCGCTACCACTCGCTGACCGTGGTGGAGAAGACGTTGCCACCCGAATTCGACGTCATCGGTCGCACCGAGAGCGGGATCGTCATGGCTCTGCGCCACCACGAGCTACCCATCCACGGTGTGCAGTTCCATCCGGAATCGGTGCTCACCCAGGGCGGCCACCGGATGCTGGCCAACTGGCTGGAGGTCTGCGGCGAGCGCCCCGAAGAGGGGCTGGTGCAGATGCTGGAGGCAGAGGTCGCGTCCCTGGCCGTCTGA
- a CDS encoding ABC transporter permease has product MVISDSLTVTKRNVIKIKRVPDVLIFSTLSPIMFVLLFAYIFGTAIKVPGMEGGYREFLVAGIFVQTVVFGSTFTGLSLAEDMQKGIIDRFRSLPMAPSSVLIGRTVSDVVINVVSLVVMSLTGLVVGWRIRGSVLDAILAYILLLLFAYAISWIMAVVGLIVRTPEVFNNASFMVIFPLTFVANTFVPMTDLPTPLRVFAEWNPVSAVAEATRQLFGNTGPVSTPSNAWSMQHPVATTLAWVVVILAVFVPLALRQYRRTVSR; this is encoded by the coding sequence ATGGTGATCAGCGACAGTCTGACCGTCACCAAGCGCAATGTGATCAAGATAAAGCGAGTACCCGATGTGCTGATCTTCAGCACGCTCTCGCCGATCATGTTCGTGCTGTTGTTCGCCTATATCTTCGGTACCGCCATCAAGGTGCCCGGAATGGAGGGCGGTTATCGCGAATTCCTGGTCGCCGGCATCTTCGTGCAAACAGTGGTGTTCGGCTCCACGTTCACCGGGCTCAGCCTGGCCGAGGATATGCAGAAGGGCATCATCGACCGTTTCCGTTCGTTGCCGATGGCCCCGTCCTCGGTGCTGATCGGGCGCACCGTCAGCGATGTGGTGATCAACGTTGTCAGCCTGGTGGTCATGTCGCTGACCGGACTGGTGGTCGGCTGGCGGATCCGCGGGTCGGTACTCGACGCGATCCTCGCCTACATCCTGCTCCTGCTGTTCGCCTACGCGATCTCCTGGATCATGGCGGTGGTCGGACTGATCGTGCGTACCCCCGAGGTGTTCAACAATGCCAGTTTCATGGTGATCTTCCCGCTCACCTTCGTAGCCAACACCTTCGTGCCGATGACCGACCTGCCGACACCGTTGCGTGTGTTCGCGGAATGGAACCCGGTCTCCGCGGTTGCGGAGGCCACTCGTCAGTTGTTCGGGAACACCGGCCCGGTTTCCACCCCATCGAACGCATGGTCGATGCAGCATCCGGTGGCGACCACGCTGGCCTGGGTGGTCGTCATCCTGGCTGTATTCGTACCGCTCGCACTGCGGCAGTACCGCAGAACCGTCAGTCGCTGA
- a CDS encoding helix-turn-helix domain-containing protein: MVIKKNPLGPSGDTVRANVLRYRNRMNLGYADLARRLEALGRPIPVLGLSRIERGERRVDIDDLMALAVALGVSPTSLLLPDSTGADDIVTATCIEGTAADLLGWLRLHTPSAHIGKPAGERNVRDAIRFIADARPRWDIESLTLDKLPGVGHQEYAEEIAGRARLSNPDTGRRA; the protein is encoded by the coding sequence GTGGTGATCAAGAAGAACCCGCTGGGCCCCTCCGGCGATACTGTTCGCGCAAATGTCCTTCGGTATCGCAACCGGATGAACCTCGGCTATGCCGACCTCGCGCGACGACTGGAGGCCCTGGGCCGGCCGATCCCGGTGCTCGGTCTGTCGCGGATCGAGCGGGGCGAACGTCGCGTCGATATCGACGATCTGATGGCGCTCGCTGTCGCCCTCGGCGTCTCCCCGACCAGTCTGCTGCTCCCTGACTCCACCGGGGCCGACGATATCGTCACCGCCACCTGTATCGAGGGCACCGCTGCCGATCTGCTGGGCTGGCTCCGATTGCACACCCCCTCGGCGCATATCGGGAAACCGGCCGGAGAACGAAACGTTCGCGATGCCATCCGGTTCATCGCCGACGCCCGGCCCCGCTGGGATATCGAGAGCCTGACCCTGGACAAACTCCCGGGCGTCGGCCACCAGGAGTACGCGGAGGAGATCGCCGGGCGGGCTCGACTGTCGAATCCCGATACCGGCCGACGCGCGTAG
- the crgA gene encoding cell division protein CrgA, giving the protein MPKSKVRKKTDYTINPASRTPVKVKAVGPSPVWYVTIMLGFMLAGLVWLLVYYLAADQISWMSNLNAWNFLIGFGLMVVGLIMTMRWR; this is encoded by the coding sequence ATGCCCAAGTCGAAGGTCCGGAAGAAGACCGACTACACGATCAACCCCGCCAGCCGTACGCCGGTGAAGGTGAAAGCAGTCGGTCCATCGCCTGTCTGGTACGTCACCATCATGCTCGGCTTCATGCTCGCGGGCCTGGTATGGCTGCTGGTCTACTACCTCGCGGCCGACCAGATCAGCTGGATGAGCAACCTCAATGCCTGGAACTTCCTGATCGGATTCGGGCTGATGGTGGTCGGTTTGATCATGACCATGCGGTGGCGCTGA
- a CDS encoding rhomboid family intramembrane serine protease: protein MNPQQPPVQVCARHTDRPTGLACTRCGRPACPECLRPASVGQHCVDCLRADQRSTPPVRTVSGSVAARSSAPFVTYTLIALNIVVYAVTAAQSRSLMGNERGSALFVDWVMYPPAVAGGEWFRVIGSGFLHYGLIHLLLNMFALYIVGRDIELALGRARYLAVYLISLLGGSAAVMLLAQNSLTAGASGAVYGLFGAITVILIRLRQNPNNMLILIAINVFISFSLPGISLWGHLGGLAAGTLATLGIMFLPAWVRARTPERARLVGVVALVALTVAALVVIVLAAASLR from the coding sequence GTGAACCCCCAGCAGCCACCGGTCCAGGTCTGTGCCCGGCACACCGACCGGCCGACCGGACTGGCCTGCACCCGGTGCGGCCGTCCGGCCTGCCCGGAATGCCTGCGGCCGGCCTCGGTCGGGCAGCATTGTGTCGATTGCCTGCGTGCCGATCAGCGCAGTACCCCGCCGGTGCGGACCGTATCGGGTTCGGTCGCGGCGCGGAGTTCGGCGCCGTTCGTCACCTATACCTTGATCGCGCTCAATATCGTCGTCTACGCCGTTACCGCGGCGCAGTCCCGCAGCCTGATGGGCAACGAACGCGGGTCGGCGCTTTTCGTGGACTGGGTGATGTATCCGCCGGCGGTTGCCGGAGGTGAATGGTTCAGGGTGATCGGCTCGGGATTCTTGCACTACGGGCTGATCCATCTGCTGCTGAACATGTTCGCGCTCTATATCGTCGGTCGCGATATCGAACTGGCACTGGGCCGCGCCCGCTATCTGGCCGTGTATCTGATCTCGCTGCTCGGCGGCTCGGCCGCGGTGATGCTGCTGGCCCAGAACAGTCTCACCGCCGGAGCCTCCGGTGCGGTCTACGGATTGTTCGGCGCGATCACGGTCATCCTGATCCGGCTGCGGCAGAACCCGAACAACATGCTGATCCTGATCGCGATCAATGTCTTTATCAGCTTCTCGTTACCCGGTATCTCGCTGTGGGGTCACCTCGGCGGTCTGGCCGCGGGCACACTGGCGACGCTCGGGATCATGTTCCTGCCCGCCTGGGTGCGAGCCCGGACGCCGGAGCGGGCCCGGCTGGTCGGTGTGGTAGCGCTTGTGGCGTTGACGGTCGCAGCCCTGGTGGTGATAGTGCTGGCGGCAGCCTCGTTGCGCTGA
- a CDS encoding thioesterase family protein, which produces MTGTIAIPSYDEVVALSRELGPLTVPESYRDENDHMNIAHYFDLCVAATARVFDRVGITDEYRATRGAGFFTGEHHIRYHAETRIGEEISVYVRGVDRSDKVVHIMALLVNDTTRRLSCTLEVTAIHVDLRSRRAAAFAADTAAAIDRELAPAAVSWPAPVCGAMGIRR; this is translated from the coding sequence ATGACCGGGACGATTGCGATTCCCAGCTACGACGAGGTCGTGGCGCTGTCCCGCGAGCTGGGCCCGCTCACCGTGCCGGAGTCCTACCGCGACGAGAACGACCATATGAACATCGCGCATTACTTCGATCTGTGTGTGGCGGCGACCGCGCGGGTTTTCGACCGGGTCGGCATCACCGACGAGTACCGAGCCACCCGGGGTGCGGGATTCTTCACCGGTGAACACCATATTAGGTACCACGCCGAAACCCGGATCGGCGAAGAGATCTCGGTGTATGTACGCGGAGTCGATCGCTCCGACAAGGTCGTACACATCATGGCACTACTGGTGAACGACACCACCAGGCGACTCAGCTGCACCCTCGAGGTCACCGCGATCCACGTCGATCTGCGCAGCCGACGGGCCGCGGCGTTCGCCGCCGATACCGCGGCCGCGATCGATCGCGAACTGGCGCCTGCGGCCGTGAGCTGGCCGGCGCCGGTCTGCGGCGCGATGGGTATCCGGCGCTAA